Part of the Candidatus Cybelea sp. genome is shown below.
AAGAGCTGCGGCAGCTCGTCAATACTGAAACGCCGCAGGAACGTGCCGACGCGTGTTTTGCGCGGATCGTCGCGCTTGGCCCAGATCGCGCCGCTCTCGCGCTCGGCATCCTGCCGCATCGAGCGGAACTTCAAAATGCGAAATGGCTTGCCCCCGAGACCAACGCGTTCTTGCGCGAAGAGAACCGGAAAGCCGGAATCCAGCAGCGTCGCGATCGCCGCGACCGCCATGACCGGTGCGAAGATCAACAGGGCCACGCAGGCAAAGAAGATGTCGGTGAGGCGCTTCACGAGCTGCGCGCGCGGCGTGCACGCACGCAGCCGTGCCGGAACGATCAGCACCTGCTTGCCGTCGGTCCGCAGCGAGAGGTCGTAGCAGTAGCGCATGACCTTCGGCGGAGCGAACGCCAGCGAGATGCGGTCGGCGGCCGCGACCTCCAGAATATGTGCGAGCAGGTTGGGCGGCACCATTTCGGTCAGAATCAGCGAGTCGCAGCCCGAGCGCCGCGCGTGGTTGAACCACTCGATGCGGTTGAGGTTGGGATCGCGGCTGAGGTCGATCCGCTCGATCGCCTCGGCGCAGTCATCGACGACGATGAGCTGTGCCTCCGTGCCGGCACTCAGCTCGAGGCTCTCGAGGACGCGTTCGACGTTTTCTTGGGTTCCGACGATGCTCACCTTGCGGCGGCTCTTGAACCACTCTTGACTGCGGACCCGGTGCAGAATCGCTCGCGCCGAGCCGACCATCAGGATCGAAAAGCCTAGGGAGACGAGTAGCGCGACGCGGGAGGTCGAGATCTCCGGATAGATCGTAAAGAGGATCAGCTGCGGGACCGTGCCGAGCATCAGCGCGGCGACCGTATAGTAAAGCTCGTCCTTCATCGAAAGCGCGTACGTCCGGCGGTAGAGGCCGAGGCGGTCGAAGACCAGCACCCAGAGGCCGACGAAGATCGCATCGGCGATCAGAAGGTGGCTCAGGATCCGGGGCGAGTTCCAGTGATGGAAGGCGATCGCTGCCCCGAGGCCCGAGGCCACGATGAAGAGCGCCAAGTCCATCATCAGCAAGATGGCGGTCCACTTTGCCGGATAGGCGCGGGGTGCGGCCCCAATAACGGGCTTGCGCGCCGCTATAGGACGTTCGACGATACGCGTCGCCATGGATGTTTAGATCATAACCAGACGCAGGCGGCGCAATGCAGAGTCATAAGCACCATTGGCCGTGACCCCCGGGCAAGGAAACAAGACCCCGTTGCAAAGGTCCCGGTCGTTGAGTAGACTCGTCCTTACGGTCGAGGTGCTGCTCGGCGTACGATGGCATGGCGATGTCGGAAATGATGCCATACAACGGCGGTCAGAACGGTTTGGCCGAGTTTGAAGGGCAGCCGCAGCTTCACGAGGGACGCGACGTTGAGCGGCTGTACCGTGCGATTCTCAAGCGGTGGCGCGTTTTTGCTGCCGTGGCCGGCGGCTTTGCCGCGTTCGTTATCCTTGGAACGCTGGCCGCTCCTAAATCGTATACGACGACGGTTCGCCTCTTGGCGGGCCGCTCGGATACGACGGCGGCTCCAGTCGATAACACGACGGCGCTCCCGGTGCTCAATGCCCTCGTCCTGCAGAGCGGAGAACAGTCGGCGGAAACGTTCGCTGCCCTTGCTCAGCAACGCGGCATTGCCACTGCCGTCATCGATCAGCTCAGCCTAAAGGCGACGCCGAAGCAGCTGCTCGGCAGCGTCAACGTGCAGCCCGTCGTCAATACGGCTCTCCTAAACCTTAACGTTACGTGGTCGTCGCCCGAACGGTCGGCCGAGATCGCCAATGCTTTCTCAAACGCGTTCGTCGAAGAGGAGCGGGACTTCGTAAGGTCTCAGGCCGTGGCCGCGATCGGCTTCCTCTCCAAAGAGATGCCCGACGCAGCGAAGGAGATGCACGACAGTGCCTCGCGGCTCGCCCAGTTTCAGTCCGCCCACGGCTATATCGATGCGACCGCCCACGCGCAAGACGTCGTTTCCCGGGTCAGCCAGCTGAACTTACAGATCGACCAGCTCACCGTCGACGTCCGCGAAGCACAAGCCTTACTTAGCAGTACGACCAGCCAACTCGCGGCGATGTCCAGCACCGTCGACAGCGCGAAGCAGGTCGGGCAGAATCCGGTCGCGACCGACCTGCAGACCAAGCTTGCCGAC
Proteins encoded:
- a CDS encoding sugar transferase, whose amino-acid sequence is MATRIVERPIAARKPVIGAAPRAYPAKWTAILLMMDLALFIVASGLGAAIAFHHWNSPRILSHLLIADAIFVGLWVLVFDRLGLYRRTYALSMKDELYYTVAALMLGTVPQLILFTIYPEISTSRVALLVSLGFSILMVGSARAILHRVRSQEWFKSRRKVSIVGTQENVERVLESLELSAGTEAQLIVVDDCAEAIERIDLSRDPNLNRIEWFNHARRSGCDSLILTEMVPPNLLAHILEVAAADRISLAFAPPKVMRYCYDLSLRTDGKQVLIVPARLRACTPRAQLVKRLTDIFFACVALLIFAPVMAVAAIATLLDSGFPVLFAQERVGLGGKPFRILKFRSMRQDAERESGAIWAKRDDPRKTRVGTFLRRFSIDELPQLFNVLRGDMSLVGPRPERQMFADLFRATMPRYDERHLVRPGITGWAQVHMARNFDASAAGERLEYDLQYLENWSIFLDFAVLFQTLCEFLFHRAAG